A genomic region of Pogona vitticeps strain Pit_001003342236 chromosome 15, PviZW2.1, whole genome shotgun sequence contains the following coding sequences:
- the RCOR2 gene encoding REST corepressor 2, giving the protein MPSVMEKSGILSRSRSKSATNGNHQNSEDDSSEEEHSHDSMIRVGADYQAVIPECKPESSSRYSNKELKGMLVWSPNHCVSDAKLDKYIAMAKEKHGYNIEQALGMLLWHKHDVEKSLADLANFTPFPDEWTVEDKVLFEQAFSFHGKSFTRIQQMLPDKLIPSLVKYYYSWKKTRSRTSVMDRQARKLLTKKEKDDSNDELEEGRQASEGEFDAMDPKKEPAYQKPPNSKPGPVKKEVQLSQYRHHPLRARRRPPKGMYLSQEDITGLSASPDMAALTLRHLDSQLVSLKRQVQSIKQINSSMKQMLEGGIDKLRPPETNTKFNSRWTTDEQLLAVQAIRKYGKDFQAIAEVISNKTVAQVKTFFVSYRRRFNLEEVLQEWEAEQEGGAPAARRGGSPPQDHKSSGPSQASSEEEDEVQITAVSRSSQPPPQPQLPPPPPPLPPPLPLPASSASSPRPSPAAALSQPPPLLRPTLPTAPTLHRQPPPLQQGRFLQPRLSPNQPPPPLIRPAAAASRQAAPPPPRAGGPPHPSPLLGGTGEPPPPSAGSL; this is encoded by the exons ATGCCGTCCGTCATGGAAAAATCTGGGATCTTGTCCAGGAGCCGGTCCAAATCGGCCACCAACGGGAACCACCAGAACTCAGAAGATGACAGCAGCGAAGAGGAACACTCCCACG ACAGCATGATCCGTGTGGGAGCGGATTACCAGGCTGTGATCCCAGAGTGCAAACCAG AGAGCTCATCCCGCTACAGCAACAAGGAGCTGAAAGGGATGCTGGTCTGGTCTCCAAACCACTGTGTCTCCGATGCCAAAT tGGACAAGTACATCGCCATGGCCAAGGAGAAGCACGGCTACAACATTGAGCAg GCTCTGGGGATGCTGCTGTGGCACAAACACGACGTGGAGAAGTCTCTGGCTGACCTGGCCAATTTCACCCCGTTCCCCGATGAGTGGACGGTGGAAGACAAAGTTCTGTTTGAGCAAGCCTTCAGTTTCCATGGCAAGAGCTTCACTCGGATCCAGCAGATG CTTCCTGACAAACTGATCCCCAGCTTGGTAAAGTATTACTACTCCTGGAAGAAAACCCGGAGCAGGACGAGCGTGATGGATCGGCAAGCCCGCAAATTGCTCACCAAGAAGGAAAAGGACGACAG TAATGATGAACTGGAGGAAGGACGGCAGGCTAGTGAGGGGGAATTTGATGCCATGGATCCAAAAAAGGAG CCTGCTTACCAGAAACCGCCCAACAGTAAGCCAGGGCCGGTGAAGAAAGAAGTGCAGTTGTCTCAATATCGCCATCACCCGCTCCGCGCCCGCCGGCGCCCTCCCAAGGGCATGTACTTGAGCCAAGAGGACATCACCGGCCTGTCGGCCAGCCCAGACATGGCCGCCCTCACGCTGCGCCACCTCGACTCTCAGCTGGTCTCCCTCAAGCGCCAG GTACAAAGCATCAAGCAGATCAACAGCAGCATGAAGCAGATGCTAGAAGGCGGAATAGATAAGCTTCGGCCACCCGAG ACCAACACCAAGTTCAATTCCCGCTGGACGACCGACGAACAGCTGCTGGCCGTGCAAG CCATCCGCAAATACGGCAAAGACTTCCAGGCCATCGCCGAGGTGATCAGCAACAAGACGGTGGCCCAGGTGAAGACCTTCTTTGTCAGCTACCGGCGGCGCTTCAACCTCGAGGAGGTGTTGCAGGAGTGGGAGGCGGAGCAGGAAGGGGGGGCTCCGGCGGCCCGTCGAGGCGGCTCCCCTCCCCAGGACCACAAGAGCTCCGGACCCTCTCAGGCCAGCAGCGAGGAAGAGGACGAG gTGCAGATCACGGCAGTCTCCCGGTCTTCGCAGCCGCCCCCCCAGCCGCAGCTGCCACCCCCGCCGCCCCCCTTGCCgcccccactcccactcccagCGTCGTCGGCGTCCTCCCCCCGGCCCTCCCCGGCGGCCGCCCTCTCCCAGCCGCCCCCCTTGCTGAGGCCCACGCTCCCCACTGCCCCCACGCTGCACCGCcagcccccacccctgcagcAAGGGCGCTTCCTCCAGCCCAGACTCTCGCCCAACCAGCCGCCCCCGCCGCTCATCCGCCCCGCGGCCGCCGCCTCCCGACAGGCCGCCCCACCACCGCCCCGGGCTGGGGGGCCCCCGCATCCCTCGCCGCTCCTCGGCGGGACGGGGGAGCCCCCGCCGCCTTCTGCAGGATCCCTCTGA